One genomic segment of Ipomoea triloba cultivar NCNSP0323 chromosome 9, ASM357664v1 includes these proteins:
- the LOC116030071 gene encoding MND1-interacting protein 1-like, translated as MACNVKDTHSLTNWMSRPRRPGPDHSSNPNGNAAERSAFPNSSSESGDLAQNPNPNLSAFFTDEQLKRTLLNKLEFACKEVISKLVSLGHDENVAMKAVLRNGYWQGDKDALANIFQNSLSYFEDGNSVRSENSEHSFSDLKQLKECSLAGMVCMLQRVKPHLSKGDAMWCLLMSDLHVGRASAIEIPNGIGGGSSNVKGIVNAMFRFHGGCGFENGRPNEGSMHMISSLENEIVYPNKFNLNSQVKTLLQRNVGVISARLRENTKHLENQSQASLGSLKIGDSSGLTETGGEESPNVVNDDDAITSVVSKFRDLHIQSTETVRIQIDQKDEAILSLVREIKDLERQVKERKQWAYDKATQAGRKLFNHITELEKLRKERDEIQLLKKGKQAIEDKSMKKLAEMENEIRKASGQVDHANSAVKKLENENAEIRAEMEASKLSASESQKTCMEATKREKKSLKKLSAIEKLKSKLQVGIAAEIHKISNLQKQLAQAEAGQKEAEVKWRQEQKAKEQSLAQVEEERRNSEADVANDKRKIEAMRSKIEIELLRHKDDLHRLERELSQVKATEQTSRQHLQSHDLSMQNLNGAKSEGDIMRDLDALEDSADGEAIDHDRRCIICLKDDVSVIFLPCAHQVFCAKCNNCHGRKGKAITCPCCQVPIQQRICVFGTSS; from the exons ATGGCGTGTAATGTGAAAGACACGCATTCCCTGACCAATTGGATGTCCCGTCCGCGAAGACCTGGCCCCGATCATAGCAGCAATCCTAATGGAAATGCCGCGGAAAGAAGTGCATTTCCCAATTCAAGTTCAGAATCTGGTGATTTGGCCCAGAACCCGAACCCTAACCTAAGTGCCTTCTTTACTGACGAGCAATTGAAAAGAACGCTGTTGAATAAATTGGAGTTTGCGTGTAAAGAGGTGATCTCTAAACTTGTTTCTCTAGGGCACGATGAGAATGTGGCTATGAAGGCTGTGCTTAGAAATGGGTATTGGCAGGGGGACAAGGATGCGTTGgcaaatatatttcaaaattctttaTCGTATTTCGAAGATGGGAATAGTGTGCGTTCTGAGAACTCTGAACATAGTTTCTCTGATTTAAAGCAGTTGAAGGAATGCTCCCTAGCAGGGATGGTGTGCATGTTGCAACGGGTTAAGCCTCATTTGAGCAAAGGAGATGCAATGTGGTGTTTACTGATGAGTGATCTTCATGTTGGGCGTGCTAGTGCTATAGAAATTCCCAATGGGATTGGTGGTGGTAGTAGTAATGTAAAGGGCATTGTGAATGCTATGTTTAGGTTCCATGGTGGCTGTGGATTTGAGAATGGTAGGCCTAATGAGGGTTCTATGCATATGATAAGTTCTTTGGAGAATGAGATTGTGTATCCAAACAAGTTTAATCTTAATTCTCAGGTGAAGACTTTGTTGCAAAGGAATGTGGGAGTCATTTCTGCTCGACTTAGAGAGAATACGAAACATTTAGAGAATCAGTCGCAGGCTTCCTTAGGCTCTTTGAAGATTGGAGATTCTTCGGGATTAACTGAAACAGGGGGTGAGGAATCCCCAAATGTTGtgaatgatgatgatgcaaTTACCTCAGTTGTAAGTAAGTTTCGTGATTTGCATATTCAGAGCACAGAGACTGTGCGTATCCAGATTGATCAGAAAGACGAGGCAATTTTAAGTTTGGTACGTGAAATAAAGGATCTTGAGAGGCAGGTAAAGGAGCGTAAGCAATGGGCATACGATAAGGCAACACAAGCTGGGAGGAAGTTGTTCAATCACATTACAGAACTTGAGAAGCTGAGGAAGGAAAGGGATGAGATTCAGCTGCTAAAGAAGGGGAAGCAAGCCATTGAAGATAAATCCATGAAGAAGCTTGCGGAAATGGAGAATGAAATCCGTAAAGCTAGTGGTCAAGTGGACCATGCAAACTCTGCTGTTAAAAAGCTTGAGAATGAGAATGCAGAGATTagagcagagatggaggcttcTAAGTTAAGTGCATCAGAATCTCAGAAAACCTGTATGGAGGCCACAAAGAGGGAGAAAAAGTCCCTAAAGAAGCTTTCAGCAATTGAGAAACTGAAATCCAAACTTCAGGTTGGTATTGCAGCTGAGATACATAAGATTTCCAATTTGCAAAAGCAATTGGCTCAGGCTGAGGCAGGTCAAAAGGAAGCTGAG gtaaaatggagGCAAGAACAGAAGGCTAAGGAGCAATCCTTAGCACAAGTGGAGGAAGAACGACGCAACAGTGAAGCAGATGTGGCTAATGACAAAAGGAAGATTGAGGCAATGCGCTCGAAGATAGAAATAGAGTTGCTGAGACACAAGGATGACCTCCATCGGCTTGAGCGAGAACTTTCACAGGTTAAAGCAACTGAGCAAACTTCTAGGCAACATCTTCAATCCCATGATTTATCAATGCAAAACTTGAATGGGGCAAAGTCAGAAGGTGATATCATGCGTGACCTAGACGCACTGGAGGATTCTGCTGATGGGGAAGCAATTGACCACGATAGGAGATGCATAATTTGCTTGAAGGATGATGTTTCTGTCATTTTTCTCCCGTGCGCTCATCAAGTTTTCTGTGCAAAATGCAACAATTGCCATGGGAGGAAGGGGAAAGCTATTACATGTCCCTGCTGCCAGGTTCCAATTCAACAGAGAATTTGCGTGTTCGGCACATCCTCATAG